In Chitinivorax sp. B, the DNA window AGCGCAAGGACAGTGTCGCGGGCAAACGACAGCGGGCAGCATGGGATCCGCGCTTCAGAACTGAGCTTTTATTTGATTAAACAAGGAGTAAAGTTCGATCCCGCCCTGCCCTGATCCGACATCATCTCGCCAAGTCTATCCACTCTATCAACAATCGAAACTTTACACCCTCGAAACTCCCCTTCCGCAATGTAGCGCCCTTTTTTGTCTACGCTGCGGAAGTCAGTATCAAGCGCTCTCTCTACCTTTCTAATCAGATTCATAAAATCAACATCTTCGTTCAGGACGATACTTAAACATCTTGCCTGCATGCCTACACACCCATGATTAACTAATGGTTATCCAGTTGCGCAAATACTTGCAAAGCTACTGACATGATATTTACACCAAAATATCTAATAACAAGTTGTTTGAATATTGTTACAACTTGATCCACTTTTCTTTCAGATAACCAACTTCCGAAAGAGCAAACTCATCTCTGGCTTGTTGCAATGTTTTTCTATTGACTCCGCTAAATACTTTCATATTTTGTGTACCATCGTCCTCCCATTTGCATAGTGGACATATTTCGTATTCTCCATGCGACGTCAATGTTCGAAAGGAGCAACAAGGACACACCTCCAGAACCTCAACGTCACCAGTCACACATACATCTTCGCCTTCTAAGGCATTGAGTTCATTGTTGATATGCGAGTTGGTTACGCCGCGATACTGTGACATTAGTGCCAGCATAATCAATGGATCATACTTATCCGGTTCACAGTCCGATGGTGAATCGTCAGAACAAGCTAGCTCGCTCTTGAGCGCTTCTGGTAATAAATCATACCCTTTTTCATCTGACGATATTCCCCACCAATTCAATAATGTAGACTCCCGTTCTTCCAGGGCAAGCTCCGTCAACTTGGCTTTGCATATAATCTGTACGCAAGCTATTCGATTAGCAATAATCATCTAATGATTTCCAAGGTGAAATCAACCCGACATGCATACCGGAACCATCTTCACCATTAGCAAATCATCATGAATATATTATGACTTGCCTGTATGTAACTTAGGATTCCAAGAAGAAAAATCAGATACGTAAATTTCATTTAGAGTCACGGTCATTGGGATCTGATCGATGCTATCAGCAATTTCATCATAAGGGGGTGGCAAGACAAAGGAAAAGCCAAAATCATCATCTACAATAATTGATCCGTTAAAAATGCGCTGCCTACAAGTCACCTTTACTATCTCTCCCATTGCCTGCCCGGCGAAAAGAATTCCTTTATACAGGCCCTTGTATTTGACATTACATCCAACTGAAAAAATATTTCCATCAGGCATGGTTGCTATTGTTAGTGT includes these proteins:
- a CDS encoding CPCC family cysteine-rich protein, with product MIIANRIACVQIICKAKLTELALEERESTLLNWWGISSDEKGYDLLPEALKSELACSDDSPSDCEPDKYDPLIMLALMSQYRGVTNSHINNELNALEGEDVCVTGDVEVLEVCPCCSFRTLTSHGEYEICPLCKWEDDGTQNMKVFSGVNRKTLQQARDEFALSEVGYLKEKWIKL